One genomic window of Pseudoxanthomonas sp. includes the following:
- a CDS encoding superoxide dismutase, translating to MPHTLPTLPYAYDALEPNIDTKTMEIHHTKHHQTYVNSLNAALEGTEWAELPVEELVSRIGELPDKIKGAVTNHGGGHANHSLFWTVMSPKGGGAPVGNVAKAIDAELGGFDAFKKAFTQAAITRFGSGWAWLVVNKDGTLSVENSANQDSPLMQGQTPILGLDVWEHAYYLKYQNRRPEYIDAFYAVVDWNEVERRYNAARA from the coding sequence ATGCCGCATACCCTGCCCACCCTGCCCTACGCCTATGACGCGCTGGAGCCGAACATCGACACCAAGACGATGGAGATCCACCACACCAAGCACCACCAGACCTACGTGAACTCGCTCAACGCCGCGCTGGAAGGCACCGAATGGGCCGAGCTGCCAGTCGAGGAACTGGTCTCGCGCATCGGCGAGCTGCCCGACAAGATCAAGGGCGCGGTGACCAACCACGGCGGCGGTCATGCCAACCATTCGCTGTTCTGGACGGTGATGTCGCCCAAGGGCGGCGGTGCGCCCGTCGGCAACGTGGCCAAGGCCATCGACGCCGAACTCGGCGGCTTCGATGCCTTCAAGAAGGCCTTTACCCAGGCCGCCATCACCCGCTTCGGCAGCGGTTGGGCCTGGCTGGTGGTGAACAAGGACGGCACGCTCAGCGTCGAAAACAGCGCCAACCAGGACAGTCCGCTGATGCAGGGCCAGACCCCGATCCTGGGCCTGGACGTGTGGGAACACGCCTACTACCTGAAATACCAGAATCGCCGCCCCGAATACATCGACGCGTTCTACGCCGTAGTCGACTGGAACGAAGTCGAGCGTCGCTACAACGCCGCCAGGGCCTGA
- a CDS encoding mechanosensitive ion channel family protein: MALGLTNLAGAAATAAAQAAATTATAPSTAAKAFDWSTVDWTGYLVNWAAALVIVLVGMWLAKRLSVALERALSRARVETTLSSFLRNVSYAVLLVLVFVTALTKIGVPATSLATVLGAAGLAVGLALKDSLSNIASGVMLIVLRPMREGDHVIAGGQEGVVDEIRVFQTSLRAFDQRVITLPNSTITTAPIINYSTLPTRRLELTVGVGYGDDLKQAQAILLEIAQQNPLVLKTPAPFVQVTNLGESSVDLMLFGYANNGDFGSAKSTMIEAIRNQLLEKGLSIPYPQRDLHVYHHDADGKPLSELLAKSVTDDGDLGKGKPFVSGS; the protein is encoded by the coding sequence ATGGCGTTGGGTCTGACGAATCTGGCGGGGGCTGCAGCGACTGCTGCAGCCCAGGCCGCGGCAACCACGGCCACGGCGCCTTCTACCGCTGCAAAGGCATTTGACTGGTCCACGGTCGATTGGACGGGGTACCTGGTCAACTGGGCGGCCGCACTAGTCATCGTGCTGGTCGGCATGTGGCTGGCCAAGCGCCTGAGCGTTGCGCTGGAACGCGCGCTGTCCCGGGCGCGCGTGGAAACCACGCTGAGCAGCTTCCTGCGCAACGTGTCCTACGCAGTGCTGCTGGTGCTGGTGTTCGTCACTGCATTGACCAAGATCGGCGTTCCGGCGACCTCGCTGGCCACCGTCCTGGGTGCGGCCGGCCTGGCCGTGGGCCTGGCGTTGAAGGACTCGCTTTCCAACATCGCCTCGGGCGTGATGCTGATCGTGCTGCGTCCGATGCGCGAGGGCGACCACGTGATCGCCGGCGGGCAGGAAGGTGTGGTCGATGAGATCCGCGTGTTCCAGACCAGCCTGCGTGCGTTCGACCAGCGTGTGATCACCCTTCCCAACAGCACGATCACCACCGCACCGATCATCAACTATTCCACCCTGCCCACGCGGCGGTTGGAGCTGACGGTCGGCGTGGGCTACGGCGACGACCTCAAGCAAGCACAGGCGATCCTGCTGGAGATCGCGCAGCAGAACCCGCTGGTGCTGAAGACCCCGGCACCGTTTGTACAGGTCACCAACCTGGGCGAAAGCAGCGTGGACCTGATGCTGTTCGGCTACGCCAACAACGGTGATTTCGGTAGCGCCAAGAGCACGATGATCGAAGCGATTCGCAACCAGCTGCTGGAGAAGGGCTTGTCCATCCCCTACCCCCAGCGCGACCTGCACGTGTATCACCACGATGCCGACGGCAAGCCGCTGTCCGAACTGCTGGCCAAGTCGGTCACCGACGATGGCGACCTGGGCAAGGGCAAGCCGTTCGTGTCGGGCAGCTGA
- the ppsA gene encoding phosphoenolpyruvate synthase — protein sequence MNQNILWLHELGLSDLARVGGKNSSLGEMIGNLAQLGVSVPGGYATTAEAFKDFIAHNDLSKRIFDKLATLDVEDVGALTAAGKEIRTWVIDAPLQPELDADIRSAYRQLCDENGGGEVAVAVRSSATAEDLPDASFAGQQETFLNVTGADDVVHKVKEVFASLYNDRAIAYRVHHGFKHEDVFLSSGVQLMVRSDVGSSGVLFTLDTESGFRDVVFVTSSVGLGEMVVQGAVNPDEFYVYKPSLAAGKPAILRRSLGSKALRMVYSDVPGERVRTEDTPAELRNTFSISDEDVQELSKQALVIEKHYGRPMDIEWAKDGVSGKLFIVQARPETVKSRSNATQIERFALSSKDAKVLAEGRAVGAKIGAGVARVVRSLEDMDRVQPGDVLFADMTDPDWEPVMKRASAIVTNRGGRTCHAAIIARELGVPAVVGSGNATSLVQDGQEVTVSCAEGDTGFIYDGILEFERTTTDLGNMPPAPLKIMMNVANPERAFDFGQLPNAGIGLARLEMIIASHIGIHPKALLEYDKQDAATKKKIDAKIAGYGAPVDFYVNRLAEGIATLTASVAPNPVIVRLSDFKSNEYANLIGGSNYEPHEENPMIGFRGASRYVDPSFTDAFALECKAVLRVRNEMGLDNLWVMIPFVRTLEEGRKVVEVLEANGLKQGERGLKIIMMCELPSNALLADEFLEIFDGFSIGSNDLTQLTLGLDRDSSIVAHLFDERNLAVKKLLSMAIKAARAKGKYVGICGQGPSDHPELAEWLMQEGIESVSLNPDTVVDTWLRLAKLKAA from the coding sequence TTGAACCAGAACATCCTGTGGCTGCATGAGCTTGGCCTGTCCGACCTTGCCCGCGTCGGCGGCAAGAATTCCTCACTCGGCGAAATGATCGGCAACCTGGCCCAGCTGGGCGTTTCGGTTCCCGGCGGCTATGCGACCACGGCAGAAGCGTTCAAGGACTTCATCGCGCACAACGACCTGTCCAAGCGCATCTTCGACAAGCTGGCCACGCTGGACGTGGAAGACGTCGGCGCACTGACCGCGGCCGGCAAGGAAATCCGCACCTGGGTCATCGACGCCCCGCTGCAGCCGGAACTGGATGCCGACATCCGCAGCGCCTACAGGCAGCTGTGCGATGAGAACGGTGGCGGCGAAGTCGCCGTGGCCGTGCGTTCCTCGGCCACCGCCGAAGACCTGCCCGATGCGTCCTTCGCCGGCCAGCAGGAAACCTTCCTCAACGTGACCGGCGCCGACGACGTGGTGCACAAGGTCAAGGAAGTGTTCGCCTCGCTGTACAACGATCGCGCCATCGCCTACCGCGTCCACCACGGCTTCAAGCACGAGGACGTGTTCCTGTCCTCCGGCGTGCAGCTGATGGTGCGCTCGGACGTGGGTTCGTCCGGCGTGCTGTTCACCCTGGACACCGAGTCCGGTTTCCGCGACGTGGTCTTCGTGACCTCCTCGGTCGGCCTGGGCGAGATGGTCGTGCAGGGCGCGGTCAACCCGGATGAGTTCTACGTCTACAAGCCCAGCCTGGCTGCCGGCAAGCCGGCGATCCTGCGCCGCTCGCTGGGCAGCAAGGCGCTGCGCATGGTCTATTCGGATGTGCCCGGTGAACGCGTGCGCACCGAGGACACCCCGGCCGAACTGCGCAACACCTTCTCCATCAGCGACGAGGACGTGCAGGAACTGTCCAAGCAGGCGCTGGTGATCGAAAAGCATTACGGCCGCCCGATGGATATCGAGTGGGCCAAGGACGGCGTCAGCGGCAAGCTGTTCATCGTGCAGGCGCGCCCGGAGACGGTGAAGTCGCGCAGCAATGCCACCCAGATCGAGCGCTTCGCGCTGTCCTCGAAGGACGCCAAGGTGCTGGCCGAAGGTCGCGCCGTCGGCGCCAAGATCGGTGCCGGTGTGGCCCGCGTGGTGCGCTCGCTGGAAGACATGGACCGCGTGCAGCCGGGCGACGTGCTGTTCGCCGACATGACCGACCCCGACTGGGAGCCGGTGATGAAGCGCGCCTCGGCCATCGTCACCAACCGCGGCGGCCGCACCTGCCACGCCGCGATCATCGCGCGCGAGCTGGGCGTGCCGGCCGTGGTCGGCTCGGGCAACGCGACCTCGCTGGTGCAGGACGGCCAGGAAGTCACGGTCAGCTGCGCCGAAGGCGATACGGGCTTCATCTACGACGGCATCCTGGAATTCGAGCGCACCACCACCGACCTGGGCAACATGCCACCGGCGCCGCTGAAGATCATGATGAACGTGGCCAACCCGGAACGTGCCTTCGACTTCGGCCAGCTGCCCAACGCCGGCATCGGCCTGGCGCGCCTGGAAATGATCATCGCCAGCCACATCGGCATCCATCCCAAGGCGCTGCTGGAATACGACAAGCAGGACGCGGCCACCAAAAAGAAGATCGACGCCAAGATTGCCGGCTACGGCGCGCCGGTCGACTTCTACGTCAACCGCCTGGCTGAAGGCATCGCCACGCTGACCGCCTCGGTGGCACCGAATCCGGTGATCGTGCGCCTGTCGGACTTCAAGTCCAACGAGTACGCCAACCTGATCGGCGGCAGCAACTACGAGCCGCACGAAGAGAACCCGATGATCGGCTTCCGCGGTGCCAGTCGTTACGTCGATCCGTCCTTCACCGACGCCTTCGCGCTGGAGTGCAAGGCCGTGCTGCGCGTGCGCAACGAGATGGGCCTGGACAACCTGTGGGTCATGATCCCGTTCGTGCGTACGTTGGAAGAAGGCCGCAAGGTGGTCGAAGTGCTGGAGGCCAACGGCCTCAAGCAGGGCGAGCGCGGCCTGAAGATCATCATGATGTGCGAGCTGCCGTCCAACGCGCTGCTGGCAGATGAGTTCCTGGAGATCTTCGACGGCTTCTCGATCGGTTCCAACGACCTGACCCAGTTGACCCTGGGCCTGGACCGCGATTCATCGATCGTGGCGCACCTGTTCGACGAGCGGAACCTGGCGGTCAAGAAGCTGCTGTCGATGGCCATCAAGGCCGCACGTGCCAAGGGCAAGTACGTCGGCATCTGCGGCCAGGGCCCGTCGGATCATCCGGAACTGGCCGAATGGCTGATGCAGGAAGGCATCGAATCGGTGTCGCTGAATCCTGACACCGTGGTCGATACCTGGCTGCGCCTGGCCAAGCTCAAGGCCGCGTAA
- a CDS encoding DUF1249 domain-containing protein, with protein MPATLSRAARLPKLGRFGWLMALYAENYGRLARLFAPSDLVPGRYVSSIGDGLDVHLDVIETHRYTVELRITYGIIDPQTGEPDPSAFVRVYRDARQAEATHCYVGRRWQDVIGMFPPPAELISHRMRMNTFLGKWVEYLAERGHGVATLRRVDQEMVVEPAEAGDAA; from the coding sequence ATGCCCGCAACCCTTTCCCGTGCCGCACGCCTGCCCAAACTGGGTCGTTTCGGCTGGCTGATGGCGTTGTATGCGGAAAACTACGGCCGTCTGGCGCGCCTGTTCGCGCCGTCGGACCTGGTGCCCGGGCGCTACGTATCGAGCATCGGCGACGGGCTGGATGTGCATCTGGACGTCATCGAGACGCATCGCTACACGGTCGAGCTGCGCATCACCTACGGGATCATCGATCCGCAGACCGGCGAACCCGACCCGTCGGCCTTCGTACGGGTTTACCGCGATGCACGCCAGGCCGAAGCCACCCACTGCTACGTGGGTCGTCGCTGGCAGGACGTGATCGGCATGTTCCCGCCGCCGGCGGAGCTGATCAGCCATCGCATGCGCATGAACACTTTCCTGGGTAAGTGGGTCGAATACCTGGCCGAGCGCGGCCACGGCGTCGCCACGCTGCGCCGGGTGGATCAGGAGATGGTTGTCGAACCGGCCGAGGCCGGCGACGCCGCCTGA
- a CDS encoding cytochrome b, producing MQTHRYRSSQVFLHWATFLLVAVLVSLPYADEFYRSMLGSRRNVMTLHKSLGILVLLLTVARLLVRWRTPRPAQANVPLDHAARAGHYLLYAVLLAMPVSGLVFNSKPLDLFWLVQLPPLPVSEDARQLARQFHLVAQYLFLALVAGHAGFALWHHYVRKERVLATMSFGGARQ from the coding sequence ATGCAAACGCATCGCTACCGTTCCTCTCAGGTTTTCCTTCACTGGGCCACGTTCCTGCTGGTCGCCGTGCTCGTGAGCCTTCCGTATGCGGACGAGTTCTACCGAAGCATGCTGGGCAGTCGGCGCAACGTGATGACGCTGCACAAGTCGCTCGGCATCCTGGTCCTGCTGCTGACAGTTGCGCGGCTGCTCGTCCGCTGGCGTACGCCGCGTCCGGCGCAGGCGAATGTCCCGCTGGATCACGCCGCCCGCGCAGGGCATTACCTGCTGTATGCGGTGCTGCTGGCGATGCCGGTCAGCGGGCTGGTCTTCAACAGCAAGCCACTGGATCTGTTCTGGCTGGTCCAACTGCCGCCGCTTCCCGTCAGTGAAGACGCGCGACAGCTCGCCAGGCAATTCCATCTGGTCGCCCAGTATCTGTTTCTTGCGCTGGTCGCCGGCCATGCGGGCTTCGCGCTCTGGCATCACTACGTGCGCAAGGAGCGGGTGTTGGCGACGATGTCGTTTGGCGGGGCCCGGCAGTGA
- a CDS encoding pyruvate, water dikinase regulatory protein — protein sequence MSSVRPVFYVSDGTGITVETIGHSLLTQFSGFSFITDRIPFVDDIDKAREAAERIREAGIRHDARPIVIHSIVDPAIAHLLEASGALMLDVFAPFINPMELELGAMRQSRVGQAHGIVNFEAYHRRINAMNFALTHDDGIAINYDEADLILVAVSRAGKTPTCVYLALHYGVKAANYPLTDEDLETDRLPPRLRPYRRKLFGLTIDPERLCQIRQERRPNSSYAKAETCRREVAAAEGMFTTERLPTLSTTHTSIEEIASKVMSTLGLQREMF from the coding sequence ATGTCGAGTGTCCGACCGGTCTTTTATGTTTCAGATGGAACCGGAATCACCGTTGAAACCATCGGGCACAGCCTGCTCACCCAGTTCTCCGGATTTTCGTTCATCACCGACCGGATTCCCTTCGTCGACGACATCGACAAGGCGCGCGAGGCGGCCGAGCGGATCCGCGAAGCAGGGATCCGCCACGACGCGCGGCCCATCGTGATCCATTCCATCGTCGATCCGGCCATCGCCCACCTGCTGGAGGCGAGCGGGGCGCTGATGCTTGACGTGTTCGCGCCGTTCATCAACCCGATGGAGCTGGAGCTGGGGGCCATGCGCCAGTCGCGCGTGGGCCAGGCCCACGGCATCGTCAATTTCGAGGCTTACCACCGGCGCATCAACGCGATGAACTTCGCGCTGACCCATGACGATGGCATCGCGATCAACTACGACGAAGCCGATCTGATCCTGGTCGCGGTTTCACGTGCCGGGAAAACGCCGACCTGCGTCTACCTGGCGCTGCATTACGGGGTCAAGGCGGCCAACTACCCGCTGACCGACGAAGACCTGGAAACCGATCGCCTGCCGCCGCGCCTGCGTCCGTATCGCAGGAAGCTGTTCGGCTTGACCATCGACCCCGAGCGGCTGTGCCAGATCCGCCAGGAACGCAGGCCCAATTCCAGCTATGCCAAGGCCGAGACCTGCCGTCGCGAAGTGGCGGCGGCCGAAGGCATGTTCACCACCGAACGCCTGCCCACGCTGAGCACCACGCATACCTCCATCGAGGAAATCGCCAGCAAGGTGATGTCCACGCTGGGCCTGCAGCGCGAGATGTTCTGA
- a CDS encoding c-type cytochrome translates to MADRDITTGASPRLRRWRWGVVIALPILLLGPPLAAGHAANVQAAADDLAEDYTPQNLKVLPRDISRRDLRKRMRAYREQLGVECSYCHDKDRDTGDVDYATDHNPVKERARTMIQMTDQINDTYLARLGDRRYAEPFECVGCHRGQAKPSAPE, encoded by the coding sequence ATGGCAGATCGAGACATCACCACCGGCGCTTCACCGCGGCTCAGGCGCTGGCGGTGGGGCGTGGTCATCGCACTTCCCATCCTGTTGCTGGGGCCGCCGCTCGCTGCCGGCCATGCCGCCAATGTGCAGGCCGCGGCCGATGACCTGGCAGAGGACTACACGCCCCAGAACCTGAAAGTGCTGCCCAGGGACATCTCCCGTCGTGACCTGCGCAAGCGCATGCGTGCGTATCGCGAGCAGCTGGGCGTGGAGTGCAGCTACTGCCACGACAAGGATCGCGACACCGGCGATGTCGACTACGCGACCGATCACAACCCGGTCAAGGAGCGTGCGCGGACGATGATCCAGATGACCGATCAGATCAACGACACGTATCTGGCCAGGCTGGGCGACCGGCGTTACGCCGAACCCTTTGAGTGCGTCGGATGCCATCGCGGCCAGGCCAAGCCGTCCGCACCCGAATAG
- a CDS encoding TlpA disulfide reductase family protein: MTMLGNIARQRVASAAVMLAVASIAFAAQARQVPDTHALVGAWDAQAVDEKGQVIPLRLDFSAGQHGDLEGAFFSNRKPLPGKVSASVASNGHTAIDLTVAEARLLGVIDRTVHAELVDGQLKGTLAVSSKDSNLRNLDGKTVPGSAYTFTAVQRRKDTLAKAPDINGEWEIPLSAPNTKGESSLRLLVQQDGQDASASILRVDGDGGAYDGFYRDGKWVLSQANARGFAAYTLTPQTDGTLLVKTSTGRAVDTHAVATDYSGSDASDTSPAYRPQVARQKGFPEPANYAAHTTVRDPNEKFAFNFPDALTGKNVSQDDPRFKGKVVLAVVTGTWCPNCHDEVQYLVELDKKYRDKGLAIVALDFEEPEQLQDLSRQKRLVEHYGVKYDYLIAGTPAQMWEKVPQLVNLNTWPATVFVGRDGKVKRIHSGFASPASAAYHQKLQEEFTSTIESLLSEQPSLTDNDSGKPAVQSVAYSDGH; this comes from the coding sequence ATGACCATGTTGGGGAACATCGCACGGCAGCGGGTGGCCAGCGCCGCCGTGATGCTCGCGGTCGCATCGATCGCCTTCGCCGCGCAAGCCAGGCAGGTGCCGGACACCCATGCGCTGGTCGGCGCATGGGATGCACAGGCCGTGGACGAGAAAGGCCAGGTGATTCCACTGCGGCTGGATTTTTCAGCTGGGCAGCACGGCGACCTGGAGGGCGCGTTCTTCTCCAATCGCAAGCCGCTGCCGGGCAAGGTGAGCGCTTCGGTGGCCAGCAACGGCCACACTGCGATTGATCTGACGGTGGCCGAAGCGCGCCTGCTGGGCGTCATCGACCGCACCGTCCATGCGGAACTGGTCGACGGCCAGTTAAAGGGCACCCTGGCGGTGTCGTCCAAGGACAGCAACCTGCGCAACCTGGATGGCAAGACCGTGCCGGGCAGCGCCTACACGTTCACTGCCGTGCAGCGCCGCAAGGACACGCTGGCCAAGGCGCCTGACATCAATGGCGAGTGGGAGATCCCGCTGAGTGCGCCCAACACCAAGGGCGAGAGCAGCCTGCGCCTGCTGGTGCAGCAGGATGGTCAGGATGCCTCCGCCTCGATCCTGCGCGTGGATGGCGATGGCGGCGCGTACGACGGTTTCTATCGCGACGGAAAATGGGTGCTGAGCCAGGCCAATGCACGCGGATTCGCCGCTTACACGCTGACCCCGCAAACCGACGGCACGCTGTTGGTCAAGACCAGCACCGGCCGCGCCGTGGACACGCACGCGGTGGCAACGGATTACAGCGGCTCGGATGCATCGGACACTTCGCCGGCCTATCGCCCGCAGGTGGCGCGCCAGAAGGGCTTTCCGGAGCCCGCCAATTACGCGGCGCACACCACCGTCCGCGATCCGAACGAGAAGTTCGCCTTCAACTTCCCCGATGCGCTGACCGGCAAGAACGTCTCGCAGGATGATCCGCGCTTCAAGGGCAAGGTGGTCCTGGCCGTGGTGACCGGCACCTGGTGCCCGAACTGCCACGACGAGGTCCAGTACTTGGTGGAACTGGACAAGAAGTACCGCGACAAGGGGCTGGCCATCGTCGCCCTCGACTTCGAAGAACCCGAGCAGCTGCAGGATCTCTCCCGCCAGAAGCGCCTGGTCGAACACTACGGTGTGAAGTACGACTATCTCATCGCCGGTACCCCGGCCCAGATGTGGGAGAAGGTGCCGCAGCTGGTCAACCTGAACACCTGGCCTGCAACCGTGTTCGTCGGTCGCGATGGCAAGGTCAAGCGTATCCATTCGGGATTCGCCTCGCCGGCCAGCGCCGCCTACCACCAGAAGCTGCAGGAAGAGTTCACCTCGACCATCGAATCGCTGCTGTCCGAGCAGCCTTCCCTGACCGACAACGACAGTGGCAAGCCCGCCGTCCAGTCCGTGGCTTACTCGGACGGCCACTGA
- the tadA gene encoding tRNA adenosine(34) deaminase TadA, with amino-acid sequence MESPPAPSVPHVSDADVLEQDARWMRRAFELADIAQHERDEIPVGAVLLDADGQCIGEGGNRNRCDHDPTAHAEIVAMRQGGLHLQNHRLVGCTLYVTLEPCAMCAMAMVHARVARVVYAAADPKTGAAGSVFDLLGDPRHNHRVEVTGGVLAEEASRRLTNYFRAKRGRPLLD; translated from the coding sequence ATGGAATCACCTCCCGCCCCATCTGTCCCGCACGTCTCCGATGCCGATGTCCTGGAGCAGGACGCGCGGTGGATGCGTCGCGCCTTTGAACTGGCCGATATCGCCCAGCACGAGCGCGACGAAATCCCGGTCGGCGCGGTGCTGCTGGATGCGGATGGCCAATGCATCGGCGAGGGCGGGAACCGCAACCGCTGCGACCACGATCCGACCGCGCACGCGGAGATCGTCGCCATGCGCCAGGGCGGGCTGCACCTGCAGAACCACCGACTGGTCGGCTGCACGCTGTATGTGACCCTCGAGCCGTGCGCGATGTGCGCCATGGCCATGGTCCACGCACGCGTGGCCCGGGTGGTCTATGCGGCGGCCGATCCCAAGACCGGCGCGGCCGGCAGCGTGTTCGACCTGCTCGGCGACCCGCGCCATAACCATCGGGTCGAGGTCACCGGTGGGGTACTGGCCGAAGAAGCCAGTCGCCGCCTGACCAATTACTTCCGGGCCAAGCGTGGCAGGCCGCTGCTGGACTGA
- the orn gene encoding oligoribonuclease: MNPVPNNSNLIWIDLEMTGLDTDNDSILEIATVVTDSQLNILAEGPEFAIAHSLDTLEAMDEWNRNQHRRSGLWDRVVASTVTLGQAEAETVNFLLKWVPDNASPMSGNSICQDRRFLHRLMPRLERYFHYRNLDVSTLKELARRWAPQVLEGVKKQSSHTALSDVHDSINELRHYRRHLATLALPQDAG; the protein is encoded by the coding sequence ATGAATCCAGTCCCAAATAACAGCAACCTGATCTGGATCGATCTGGAAATGACGGGGCTGGATACCGACAACGACTCCATCCTGGAGATCGCCACGGTGGTGACTGATTCGCAACTCAATATCCTGGCCGAAGGCCCGGAGTTCGCCATCGCCCATTCGCTCGACACGCTTGAGGCCATGGACGAGTGGAATCGCAACCAGCATCGCCGTTCGGGCCTGTGGGACCGCGTCGTCGCTAGCACCGTCACCCTGGGCCAGGCCGAAGCCGAGACGGTGAATTTCCTGCTGAAGTGGGTGCCGGACAACGCCTCGCCGATGAGTGGCAACTCGATCTGCCAGGATCGCCGGTTCCTGCATCGGCTGATGCCGCGCCTGGAGCGCTATTTCCACTACCGCAACCTGGACGTGAGCACGCTGAAGGAACTGGCGCGCCGCTGGGCGCCGCAGGTGCTGGAAGGCGTCAAGAAACAGTCCTCGCACACCGCCTTGAGCGATGTACATGACTCGATCAACGAGCTACGCCACTACCGGCGCCACCTGGCCACGCTGGCCCTTCCGCAGGACGCGGGCTGA
- a CDS encoding acyltransferase: protein MPALDGLRGLAAISVVIAHLPIKTQFWESVSFGECGVFLFFVLSGFLMAHLHLQEPINRTNVQRFCVARVARIVPLYYTIVLAAFAVSALTQADFHYRMDLMGLARLLAFVGSVDVFWSVGPEFQFYGFFLLLWCIPGLQARTRTIAVTLLGAFVVASYASSPYLPGILFVSKLHIFLGGVGIALLRHWWTTRSPPTARIIQMLQLLACAAILVLLLPYPRMLLPLFPAADVAQISGWYYADLPRVALAALIVLAFSYRSTLSDALLGNGPASELGRSSFSIYLLHRPVIDLMTALHLFDRLNPWVSGLGCILATVLLASLVNRVLETPARLWLIGKFSPPRAQSLPARP from the coding sequence ATGCCTGCGCTGGATGGCCTGCGCGGGCTGGCCGCGATCTCGGTGGTGATCGCACACCTGCCGATCAAGACACAGTTCTGGGAGAGCGTGAGCTTCGGCGAATGCGGCGTGTTCCTGTTCTTCGTGCTCAGCGGCTTCCTGATGGCGCACCTGCACCTGCAGGAGCCGATCAACCGCACCAACGTGCAGCGCTTCTGCGTGGCGCGCGTGGCCCGCATCGTGCCGCTGTACTACACGATCGTACTGGCTGCGTTTGCGGTGTCGGCACTGACGCAGGCGGACTTTCACTACCGCATGGATCTGATGGGCCTGGCCCGATTGCTGGCATTCGTTGGCTCGGTCGATGTGTTCTGGTCGGTGGGGCCGGAGTTCCAGTTCTATGGGTTTTTCCTGTTGCTGTGGTGCATTCCAGGCCTGCAGGCGCGCACGCGGACGATCGCAGTGACGCTGCTGGGGGCGTTCGTGGTCGCCAGCTATGCGTCCTCGCCGTACCTGCCCGGCATCCTGTTCGTCTCCAAATTGCATATTTTCCTGGGCGGCGTCGGCATCGCCTTGCTGCGCCACTGGTGGACCACGCGCAGCCCGCCCACGGCCCGCATCATCCAGATGCTCCAGCTGCTCGCCTGCGCGGCGATCCTGGTGCTGCTACTGCCCTACCCGCGCATGCTGTTGCCGCTCTTCCCCGCGGCCGATGTTGCACAGATCAGTGGCTGGTACTACGCCGACCTGCCACGCGTCGCGCTGGCGGCGCTGATCGTGCTGGCGTTCTCCTACCGAAGCACGCTGTCAGATGCATTGCTGGGCAATGGGCCGGCCAGCGAACTGGGCCGATCCAGCTTTTCCATCTACCTGCTGCACCGGCCGGTGATCGATCTCATGACGGCGCTGCATCTGTTCGACCGCCTGAATCCCTGGGTGTCCGGCCTTGGCTGCATCCTGGCCACGGTCCTGCTGGCCTCACTGGTCAACCGCGTGCTGGAAACACCCGCGCGCCTGTGGCTGATCGGCAAGTTCAGCCCGCCACGCGCGCAGTCCCTGCCCGCGCGCCCATGA